A stretch of Acropora palmata chromosome 9, jaAcrPala1.3, whole genome shotgun sequence DNA encodes these proteins:
- the LOC141891533 gene encoding tyrosine kinase receptor Cad96Ca-like isoform X1, with protein MNVSTLSSSSSAPETHIRGSVDPKTSFASQIINQKTEKEEKQLKVYLVALGVSAVVLCLGIAIAFVWFKRRARAQRTAEASEKTIDNYKTTENVYFSPNVSCCEIPFNSITFRDILGSGAFGEVWKAVAHAIKGISGETEVAVKKLKHNSSDTERESLIQEIDLCRSLEGERNPNIVNFLGYVSRPMMLILEYVPHGDLLGCLRKSRGMDDQYYSCPENFQEEITSYDLLSFAQQIAYGMSFLASKKILHRDLAARNILVGRGKICKIADFGLALIRDKYQYLYCTYLRKGRLPIKWTAPEHLFNDSMENDTRVSEKSDVWSYGVVLYEIFTLGGTPYPGWNEWKVVFELKVNKYRMPQPEHVSDDLYQLMLDCWNENPINRPTFDRLYEITTGILQDEHYLDLDLSKYDSSRYMNVEEIVDSTNFQKPTPENGDIADEKDALKDANEAIEEVITRL; from the exons ATGAATG TTTCGACTTTGTCAAGTTCCAGCTCCGCGCCAGAAACCCATATCAGAGGTTCTGTGGACCCCAAAACTTCATTTGCTTCACAAATAA TTAATCAGAAAAcggagaaagaagaaaaacaactcaAGGTGTACTTGGTAGCCTTGGGTGTTTCTGCAGTTGTTTTATGCCTTGGCATTGCAATCGCCTTTGTTTGGTTTAAAAGGCGAGCCAGAG CTCAAAGGACGGCTGAGGCGAGTGAAAAGACGATAGACAATTATAAGAC GACAGAAAATGTGTACTTTTCGCCAAACGTTTCTTGCTGTGAAATACCATTCAACTCAATCACTTTTCGGGATATTCTTGGAAGTGGCGCATTTGGTGAAGTTTGGAAAGCAGTGGCCCATGCTATAAAAGGAATATCTGGTGAAACAGAGGTGGCCGTAAAAAAACTAAAAC atAATAGTTCTGACACAGAGAGGGAATCATTGATTCAAGAAATTGACCTTTGCAGATCTTTGGAAGGAGAAAGAAATCCCAATATTGTCAACTTTTTGGGCTACGTATCGC GTCCAATGATGCTAATTCTGGAGTATGTCCCCCATGGTGACCTACTCGGATGTCTGAGAAAAAGTCGCGGAATGGACGACCAGTATTACAGCTGTCCAGAGAACTTTCAAGAGGAAATCACGTCATACGACCTTCTGTCGTTCGCTCAGCAGATTGCTTACGGGATGAGTTTTCTCGCGTCTAAGAAG ATTCTTCACCGTGATCTTGCAGCTCGAAATATTCTAGTAGGAAGGGGAAAGATATGCAAAATAGCTGACTTCGGACTTGCGCTCATTCGGGACAAATACCAGTACCTCTACTGCACCTATTTGCGAAAG GGCCGCCTGCCAATCAAATGGACAGCCCCCGAACATCTGTTCAATGACTCCATGGAAAATGACACGAGAGTATCGGAAAAGAGTGACGT ATGGTCGTACGGGGTTGTCTTATACGAAATCTTTACATTAG GTGGCACGCCCTACCCAGGGTGGAATGAGTGGAAAGTTGTCTTTGAACTGAAGGTGAACAAATATCGTATGCCGCAACCAGAACACGTCAGCGATGACCT ATATCAACTAATGTTGGACTGTTGGAACGAGAATCCCATCAACCGACCAACATTTGACCGACTTTATGAAATAACAACAGGAATTCTTCAAGACGAG CACTACCTAGATCTAGATTTGTCCAAATACGACTCAAGCCGTTACATGAATGTGGAAGAAATTGTTGATAGTACTAATTTCCAAAAGCCAACCCCAGAGAATGGTGACATAGCCGATGAGAAAGACGCATTGAAAGATGCAAATGAAGCAATAGAGGAAGTAATAACAAGGCTGTAG
- the LOC141891533 gene encoding tyrosine kinase receptor Cad96Ca-like isoform X3: MNVSTLSSSSSAPETHIRGSVDPKTSFASQIINQKTEKEEKQLKVYLVALGVSAVVLCLGIAIAFVWFKRRARAQRTAEASEKTIDNYKTTENVYFSPNVSCCEIPFNSITFRDILGSGAFGEVWKAVAHAIKGISGETEVAVKKLKHNSSDTERESLIQEIDLCRSLEGERNPNIVNFLGYVSRPMMLILEYVPHGDLLGCLRKSRGMDDQYYSCPENFQEEITSYDLLSFAQQIAYGMSFLASKKGRLPIKWTAPEHLFNDSMENDTRVSEKSDVWSYGVVLYEIFTLGGTPYPGWNEWKVVFELKVNKYRMPQPEHVSDDLYQLMLDCWNENPINRPTFDRLYEITTGILQDEHYLDLDLSKYDSSRYMNVEEIVDSTNFQKPTPENGDIADEKDALKDANEAIEEVITRL, encoded by the exons ATGAATG TTTCGACTTTGTCAAGTTCCAGCTCCGCGCCAGAAACCCATATCAGAGGTTCTGTGGACCCCAAAACTTCATTTGCTTCACAAATAA TTAATCAGAAAAcggagaaagaagaaaaacaactcaAGGTGTACTTGGTAGCCTTGGGTGTTTCTGCAGTTGTTTTATGCCTTGGCATTGCAATCGCCTTTGTTTGGTTTAAAAGGCGAGCCAGAG CTCAAAGGACGGCTGAGGCGAGTGAAAAGACGATAGACAATTATAAGAC GACAGAAAATGTGTACTTTTCGCCAAACGTTTCTTGCTGTGAAATACCATTCAACTCAATCACTTTTCGGGATATTCTTGGAAGTGGCGCATTTGGTGAAGTTTGGAAAGCAGTGGCCCATGCTATAAAAGGAATATCTGGTGAAACAGAGGTGGCCGTAAAAAAACTAAAAC atAATAGTTCTGACACAGAGAGGGAATCATTGATTCAAGAAATTGACCTTTGCAGATCTTTGGAAGGAGAAAGAAATCCCAATATTGTCAACTTTTTGGGCTACGTATCGC GTCCAATGATGCTAATTCTGGAGTATGTCCCCCATGGTGACCTACTCGGATGTCTGAGAAAAAGTCGCGGAATGGACGACCAGTATTACAGCTGTCCAGAGAACTTTCAAGAGGAAATCACGTCATACGACCTTCTGTCGTTCGCTCAGCAGATTGCTTACGGGATGAGTTTTCTCGCGTCTAAGAAG GGCCGCCTGCCAATCAAATGGACAGCCCCCGAACATCTGTTCAATGACTCCATGGAAAATGACACGAGAGTATCGGAAAAGAGTGACGT ATGGTCGTACGGGGTTGTCTTATACGAAATCTTTACATTAG GTGGCACGCCCTACCCAGGGTGGAATGAGTGGAAAGTTGTCTTTGAACTGAAGGTGAACAAATATCGTATGCCGCAACCAGAACACGTCAGCGATGACCT ATATCAACTAATGTTGGACTGTTGGAACGAGAATCCCATCAACCGACCAACATTTGACCGACTTTATGAAATAACAACAGGAATTCTTCAAGACGAG CACTACCTAGATCTAGATTTGTCCAAATACGACTCAAGCCGTTACATGAATGTGGAAGAAATTGTTGATAGTACTAATTTCCAAAAGCCAACCCCAGAGAATGGTGACATAGCCGATGAGAAAGACGCATTGAAAGATGCAAATGAAGCAATAGAGGAAGTAATAACAAGGCTGTAG
- the LOC141891533 gene encoding tyrosine kinase receptor Cad96Ca-like isoform X2 codes for MNVSTLSSSSSAPETHIRGSVDPKTSFASQITQRTAEASEKTIDNYKTTENVYFSPNVSCCEIPFNSITFRDILGSGAFGEVWKAVAHAIKGISGETEVAVKKLKHNSSDTERESLIQEIDLCRSLEGERNPNIVNFLGYVSRPMMLILEYVPHGDLLGCLRKSRGMDDQYYSCPENFQEEITSYDLLSFAQQIAYGMSFLASKKILHRDLAARNILVGRGKICKIADFGLALIRDKYQYLYCTYLRKGRLPIKWTAPEHLFNDSMENDTRVSEKSDVWSYGVVLYEIFTLGGTPYPGWNEWKVVFELKVNKYRMPQPEHVSDDLYQLMLDCWNENPINRPTFDRLYEITTGILQDEHYLDLDLSKYDSSRYMNVEEIVDSTNFQKPTPENGDIADEKDALKDANEAIEEVITRL; via the exons ATGAATG TTTCGACTTTGTCAAGTTCCAGCTCCGCGCCAGAAACCCATATCAGAGGTTCTGTGGACCCCAAAACTTCATTTGCTTCACAAATAA CTCAAAGGACGGCTGAGGCGAGTGAAAAGACGATAGACAATTATAAGAC GACAGAAAATGTGTACTTTTCGCCAAACGTTTCTTGCTGTGAAATACCATTCAACTCAATCACTTTTCGGGATATTCTTGGAAGTGGCGCATTTGGTGAAGTTTGGAAAGCAGTGGCCCATGCTATAAAAGGAATATCTGGTGAAACAGAGGTGGCCGTAAAAAAACTAAAAC atAATAGTTCTGACACAGAGAGGGAATCATTGATTCAAGAAATTGACCTTTGCAGATCTTTGGAAGGAGAAAGAAATCCCAATATTGTCAACTTTTTGGGCTACGTATCGC GTCCAATGATGCTAATTCTGGAGTATGTCCCCCATGGTGACCTACTCGGATGTCTGAGAAAAAGTCGCGGAATGGACGACCAGTATTACAGCTGTCCAGAGAACTTTCAAGAGGAAATCACGTCATACGACCTTCTGTCGTTCGCTCAGCAGATTGCTTACGGGATGAGTTTTCTCGCGTCTAAGAAG ATTCTTCACCGTGATCTTGCAGCTCGAAATATTCTAGTAGGAAGGGGAAAGATATGCAAAATAGCTGACTTCGGACTTGCGCTCATTCGGGACAAATACCAGTACCTCTACTGCACCTATTTGCGAAAG GGCCGCCTGCCAATCAAATGGACAGCCCCCGAACATCTGTTCAATGACTCCATGGAAAATGACACGAGAGTATCGGAAAAGAGTGACGT ATGGTCGTACGGGGTTGTCTTATACGAAATCTTTACATTAG GTGGCACGCCCTACCCAGGGTGGAATGAGTGGAAAGTTGTCTTTGAACTGAAGGTGAACAAATATCGTATGCCGCAACCAGAACACGTCAGCGATGACCT ATATCAACTAATGTTGGACTGTTGGAACGAGAATCCCATCAACCGACCAACATTTGACCGACTTTATGAAATAACAACAGGAATTCTTCAAGACGAG CACTACCTAGATCTAGATTTGTCCAAATACGACTCAAGCCGTTACATGAATGTGGAAGAAATTGTTGATAGTACTAATTTCCAAAAGCCAACCCCAGAGAATGGTGACATAGCCGATGAGAAAGACGCATTGAAAGATGCAAATGAAGCAATAGAGGAAGTAATAACAAGGCTGTAG
- the LOC141893141 gene encoding uncharacterized protein LOC141893141 has product MPDQGLSAKELRRIWNDEFLPSIRREIKTEILELKSSIKALTERCNELEKSQDFVSKKYDTAIAALQSVKSEISNLDKKHTTIVNSLEEKLGELAGTTDRQDQSLYRVESALDETQQYLRRDCLEINGVPISSYENPNQLVKEVGLLAGVEIDDRHIAAAHKLPDSKNVKNRLIVKFIQRDKREELYKHRKNLVGKNISHLPSVENGNGKIFINESSKRREHCHVFT; this is encoded by the coding sequence ATGCCGGATCAAGGTTTAAGTGCAAAAGAATTACGAAGAATTTGGAATGATGAATTTCTACCAAGTATAAGACGTGAAATTAAAACCGAGATACTTGAACTCAAATCGAGCATCAAAGCACTAACTGAGAGATGTAACGAGTTGGAGAAGTCTCAAGATTTTGTCTCCAAGAAATATGACACTGCCATAGCTGCTCTCCAAAGTGTTAAAAGCGAAATATCTAACCTCGATAAAAAACATACAACGATTGTAAATTCGCTTGAGGAGAAACTCGGAGAGCTGGCGGGGACAACCGACAGACAAGATCAGTCATTGTATCGGGTCGAGAGCGCTCTTGATGAGACTCAACAGTATCTGAGGAGAGATTGTTTAGAAATCAACGGCGTACCGATCTCATCGTATGAAAACCCCAATCAACTTGTGAAAGAAGTTGGCTTGCTTGCTGGTGTTGAAATTGATGATCGCCATATTGCCGCCGCGCATAAACTCCCAGACTCAAAGAATGTAAAAAATCGTCTCATTGTGAAATTTATTCAGAGAGATAAGAGGGAAGAACTGTACAAGCATCGGAAGAACCTGGTAGGAAAAAACATCAGCCACCTGCCCTCAGTTGAAAATGGGAATGGCAAGATCTTTATTAATGAATCGAGTAAACGACGTGAACACTgccatgtattcacttga
- the LOC141891537 gene encoding DNA-directed RNA polymerase I subunit RPA12-like, translated as MSRHNDSGNHEFKMASKVEAFECDPDFCRSCGSILPLPGLEEVVCCRLCSFKKDTSDYEGIEIHSRKVFNVAKGKTTITKTEESLGPMVDRKCYNCGHEGMTYTTRQTRSADEGQTVFYSCPQCKFQETEYS; from the exons ATGAGCCGCCACAATGACAGCGGCAATCATGAATTCAAGATGGCCTCTAAAGTCGAAGCTTTCGAGTGTGATCCGGATTTCTGTCGTAGCTGTGGCTCGATCCTTCCTCTGCCTGGTCTAGAGGAAGTGGTGTGTTGCAGGCTTTGCAGTTTTAAGAAAGACACCTCTG ATTATGAAGGAATAGAAATTCACTCGAGAAAGGTTTTCAATGTTGCAAAGGGAAAGACAACCATTACAAAAACAGAGGAGTCATTAGGGCCCATG GTTGATAGAAAGTGTTACAACTGTGGACATGAGGGGATGACTTACACTACAAGGCAAACAAGATCAGCAGATGAAGGCCAGACAGTATTTTACAGCTGTCCACAGTGCAA ATTTCAGGAAACAGAATATTCATAG